A DNA window from Hevea brasiliensis isolate MT/VB/25A 57/8 chromosome 2, ASM3005281v1, whole genome shotgun sequence contains the following coding sequences:
- the LOC110651618 gene encoding uncharacterized protein LOC110651618 — translation MDPTKYVFESPFIPGRITKWQLILSQYDIIYMTRKAEKRSVIVNLLVENPINDYEALDFEFPNKHINVIDEETEGQDDIRQMYFNGAVNLSSNRIGTILVSPDRKHFLIVVKLRFECTKNVTEYDACVNGLQVAIEMKVKKLKVYGDSALIIYQVKGDWQTRDLKLIPYQKYLLEQNKKFDEISFTHLGCNKNQFANALATLEVMT, via the coding sequence ATGGATCCAACCAAGTATGTCTTTGAAAGCCCATTCATACCAGGAAGGATAACAAAGTGGCAACTCATATTATCACAATATGACATTATCTATATGACAAGGAAAGCGGAAAAAAGGAGTGTGATAGTGAATCTTTTGGTAGAAAATCCAATCAATGACTATGAGGCTTTGGATTTTGAATTTCCAAATAAACATATTAATGTAATAGATGAAGAAACTGAGGGACAAGATGACATACGGCAAATGTATTTTAATGGAGCAGTTAACCTCTCTAGTAATAGAATTGGGACAATTCTAGTATCCCCAGATAGGAAACACTTTCTGATAGTAGTTAAGTTGAGATTTGAGTGCACTAAAAATGTCACCGAATATGATGCCTGTGTGAATGGCTTGCAAGTTGCTATTGAGATGAAAGTAAAGAAATTAAAAGTGTATGGGGATTCAGCTTTGATAATCTACCAAGTGAAAGGGGACTGGCAAACTAGAGACcttaagctaatcccatatcaaaaATATCTCCTTGAGCAGAATAAGAAATTTGATgagatctcttttactcatttgggTTGTAACAAGAACCAATTCGCAAATGCTTTGGCCACATTAGAAGTTATGACTTGA